From a region of the Hemibagrus wyckioides isolate EC202008001 linkage group LG06, SWU_Hwy_1.0, whole genome shotgun sequence genome:
- the trim45 gene encoding E3 ubiquitin-protein ligase TRIM45 yields the protein MSTCGEKSARGDVKDIAMNNKKSINGHVRNPRAFCSVCKRMYREPKLLSCLHTFCSDCIRQLEPFSPLSGQGESPGRERVHSLTVLCPECDSEVELPRSGVDGLTTDHLALDEVFMETLLLGKSAVCDLCGDAEAGQRCEVCSLNLCDFCSQAHRRQKRTSSHAIHSLEELKRQGRLSRPVLCSLHPGQELRLFCETCDLTVCLECAATFHRDHRCSPMHEVIHQHGDRIRQLVSRNLRPRLVRLEEVLRCVDVSQEALQSRAEAMAREIQAFAQAYTSAVETHCHSLLRSLEDLRVQRRNQLQLQRAQLQQAVCDIRGSVDFAERLLTCGSETEILSVKGVTTRRLMSLFELGYDPNLTSVSHDIGESICFLPQEPAGQVEGFPMVGVLQAKTVDPSKCTIQGEGVQQCVEGQKCEFTLVCRDSAGEPMAKGGDSVLVSIIHTEKKECKVEATVTDNNDGSYAVSYTPMEQGSYSMWVCVKAQHVKGSPFALTVKRKFQRHCGMFHCCSFCSSGGAKEARCGCPGTMPGGFQGCGHGHKGHPGKPHWSCCGSVLESSECVRSVVSGSHRGHVRTVEL from the exons ATGTCGACTTGTGGGGAAAAATCTGCTCGTGGAGACGTGAAAGACATCGCAATGAACAACAAAAAGTCGATTAACGGGCACGTTAGGAACCCTCGAGCGTTTTGTAGCGTCTGTAAGCGGATGTATCGCGAGCCCAAACTCCTCTCCTGCTTGCACACGTTTTGCTCTGACTGTATCCGGCAGCTCGAGCCGTTCTCTCCGCTGAGCGGACAGGGTGAGAGTCCGGGCCGGGAGCGCGTGCACTCTCTCACCGTGCTCTGTCCCGAGTGTGACAGTGAGGTGGAGCTGCCCCGCTCGGGGGTGGACGGACTCACCACAGACCATCTGGCGCTGGACGAGGTGTTCATGGAGACGCTGCTGCTGGGTAAAAGCGCCGTGTGTGACCTGTGTGGAGACGCCGAGGCCGGACAGCGCTGTGAGGTGTGCAGCCTCAACCTGTGTGACTTCTGCAGCCAGGCGCACAG gcgACAAAAGAGGACCTCCAGTCATGCCATCCACAGCTTGGAAGAGCTGAAGCGCCAGGGCCGACTCTCCAGACCCGTGCTGTGTTCCCTGCACCCAGGCCAGGAATTGCGTCTCTTTTGTGAGACCTGCGATCTCACTGTGTGCCTGGAATGTGCCGCTACGTTTCACAGGGACCATCGCTGCAGTCCCATGCATGAGGTCATACATCAGCATGGCGACCGTATCCGCCAGCTGGTTTCCAGGAACCTGCGGCCTCGCCTCGTTCGTCTGGAGGAGGTACTGAGGTGCGTGGATGTTTCCCAGGAAGCTTTGCAATCTCGGGCAGAGGCGATGGCGAGGGAGATCCAGGCCTTTGCGCAAGCCTACACAAGCGCTGTGGAAACTCATTGCCACTCTCTTCTGCGCTCCCTGGAGGATCTGCGAGTACAGAGGCGCAACCAGCTCCAACTCCAAAGGGCGCAGCTGCAGCAGGCCGTGTGTGATATCCGTGGCAGTGTGGACTTTGCTGAGCGCTTGCTCACATGTGGTTCAGAGACAGAGATCCTCAGTGTGAAGGGAGTAACCACAAGGCGGTTAATGAGCCTGTTTGAGTTGGGGTACGATCCAAACTTGACCAGTGTTAGCCATGACATTGGCGAGAGTATCTGTTTCTTACCGCAGGAGCCTGCAGGGCAGGTGGAGGGATTTCCCATGGTGGGAGTTCTGCAGGCCAAGACTGTAGATCCAAGCAAATGCACCATTCAAGGAGAAG GTGTCCAGCAGTGTGTTGAAGGCCAGAAGTGTGAGTTCACACTCGTCTGCAGGGACTCTGCAGGGGAGCCGATGGCCAAAGGAGGAGACTCTGTGTTAGTCAGCATAATCCACACAGAAAAGAAGGAGTG CAAAGTAGAGGCCACAGTGACTGATAATAACGACGGGTCGTATGCCGTCTCCTACACGCCCATGGAACAGGGATCCTActccatgtgggtgtgtgtcaaAGCACAGCATGTTAAG GGCTCGCCTTTTGCACTGACGGTAAAGAGAAAATTTCAGCGCCACTGTGGCATGTTCCACTGCTGCTCCTTCTGCTCTAGTGGAGGCGCTAAAGAGGCACGGTGCGGCTGTCCGGGGACCATGCCAG GAGGGTTCCAGGGCTGTGGTCATGGCCATAAAGGACACCCAGGGAAGCCACACTGGTCCTGCTGTGGTAGTGtgcttgagagttcagagtgtgtgcgAAGCGTCGTGTCAGGCTCTCACCGCGGACATGTCAGAACTGTGGAGCTCTGA
- the vtcn1 gene encoding V-set domain-containing T-cell activation inhibitor 1 isoform X1: MASIGQIIFWSMIVLIFVMAGLIILLLAIAFSVSQGSVTTSTPFPVGNLGQDVILDCNFQTKTSQVSSDVSITWQKDGLTGVVYQYQNNADHLTEQNTLFKNRAKLFPDAITTGNASLLLRTVRMEDEGVYRCSVTTSGVTGTVSINLRVGVFSAPNITSSNSMLTANAPRWLPKPDVTWLNQNGMQLNSSTEFYNISMGIVQVMSNLHVQVTEGTYTCIIQNALVTAVSEATVRDNGVLTRTDFIFNSSPNIIPSHVTGTAFVLFCILVW; the protein is encoded by the exons ATGGCGTCGATTGGACAAATCATATTTTGGAG CATGATTGTGCTCATATTTGTAATGGCTGGACTTATAATACTCCTTTTGGCTATTGCATTTTCAG TATCCCAGGGCTCTGTGACGACTAGTACACCTTTTCCTGTGGGCAATCTGGGGCAGGATGTGATCCTGGACTGCAATTTCCAAACCAAAACTAGCCAAGTTTCTTCTGATGTGTCAATCACTTGGCAAAAGGACGGTCTCACTGGAGTAGTTTATCAATACCAGAACAACGCAGACCATTTAACGGAGCAGAATACACTGTTCAAAAACAGAGCAAAACTTTTTCCTGATGCCATCACTACGGGCAATGCTTCCCTTCTGTTGCGGACAGTGAGGATGGAGGATGAGGGAGTGTATCGCTGCAGTGTGACTACTTCTGGAGTCACGGGTACAGTGAGCATTAATCTCAGAGTGGGAG TTTTTTCAGCTCCCAACATTACCAGCTCAAATAGCATGCTTACAGCCAATGCTCCAAGATGGCTGCCCAAACCTGATGTGACTTGGTTGAATCAGAATGGAATGCAGTTAAACAGTAGTACCGAGTTTTACAACATATCAATGGGGATTGTGCAAGTAATGAGCAACCTTCATGTTCAAGTGACTGAAGGGACCTACACCTGTATCATCCAGAATGCTCTTGTCACAGCTGTCTCTGAAGCAACAGTTAGag ATAATGGAGTTTTGACAAGGACTGACTTCATATTTAATTCGTCACCGAACATCATCCCATCACATGTAACTGGCACAGCCTTCGTCCTTTTCTGTATACTGGTATGGTGA
- the vtcn1 gene encoding V-set domain-containing T-cell activation inhibitor 1 isoform X2, with translation MTSVWRRLDKSYFGVSQGSVTTSTPFPVGNLGQDVILDCNFQTKTSQVSSDVSITWQKDGLTGVVYQYQNNADHLTEQNTLFKNRAKLFPDAITTGNASLLLRTVRMEDEGVYRCSVTTSGVTGTVSINLRVGVFSAPNITSSNSMLTANAPRWLPKPDVTWLNQNGMQLNSSTEFYNISMGIVQVMSNLHVQVTEGTYTCIIQNALVTAVSEATVRDNGVLTRTDFIFNSSPNIIPSHVTGTAFVLFCILVW, from the exons ATGACTTCAGTATGGCGTCGATTGGACAAATCATATTTTGGAG TATCCCAGGGCTCTGTGACGACTAGTACACCTTTTCCTGTGGGCAATCTGGGGCAGGATGTGATCCTGGACTGCAATTTCCAAACCAAAACTAGCCAAGTTTCTTCTGATGTGTCAATCACTTGGCAAAAGGACGGTCTCACTGGAGTAGTTTATCAATACCAGAACAACGCAGACCATTTAACGGAGCAGAATACACTGTTCAAAAACAGAGCAAAACTTTTTCCTGATGCCATCACTACGGGCAATGCTTCCCTTCTGTTGCGGACAGTGAGGATGGAGGATGAGGGAGTGTATCGCTGCAGTGTGACTACTTCTGGAGTCACGGGTACAGTGAGCATTAATCTCAGAGTGGGAG TTTTTTCAGCTCCCAACATTACCAGCTCAAATAGCATGCTTACAGCCAATGCTCCAAGATGGCTGCCCAAACCTGATGTGACTTGGTTGAATCAGAATGGAATGCAGTTAAACAGTAGTACCGAGTTTTACAACATATCAATGGGGATTGTGCAAGTAATGAGCAACCTTCATGTTCAAGTGACTGAAGGGACCTACACCTGTATCATCCAGAATGCTCTTGTCACAGCTGTCTCTGAAGCAACAGTTAGag ATAATGGAGTTTTGACAAGGACTGACTTCATATTTAATTCGTCACCGAACATCATCCCATCACATGTAACTGGCACAGCCTTCGTCCTTTTCTGTATACTGGTATGGTGA